One genomic segment of Theobroma cacao cultivar B97-61/B2 chromosome 6, Criollo_cocoa_genome_V2, whole genome shotgun sequence includes these proteins:
- the LOC18596335 gene encoding probable E3 ubiquitin-protein ligase RNF217 has product MGTSSSDFDFAEEIYLSEVLDGSEGGDLQQLDAKFAEQLQFQDAIFFSVKETGSSSTSRQMNIGATSSMRKPKARKSATKAGESSLSFCEICSERKERRQMFPISGCSHSFCSDCISMYVKAKLEGNITIIMCPAENCRDILELEACRPLLPKEVVNLWQDLLCEELLCATGGRLYCPFKDCSALLLNDNQEVIAECECPFCHRLFCAQCHVPWHAGIDCEEYQNLTEDERGREDLMVRKLVKENKWRRCSSCHIIVERTEGCLHITCRCKFEFCYACGAEWTQDHGGCQNN; this is encoded by the exons ATGGGAACAAGTTCATctgattttgattttgcaGAAGAGATTTACTTGTCAGAAGTCCTTGATGGAAGCGAAGGAGGAGATTTACAGCAATTAGATGCCAAGTTTGCTGAACAGTTGCAATTTCAAGATGCAATATTTTTCTCAGTCAAAGAAACCGGGTCATCCTCAACCTCAAGGCAGATGAATATCGGGGCAACCTCATCGATGCGCAAGCCCAAGGCAAGGAAGTCTGCAACAAAAGCTGGTGAATCCTCCCTAAGTTTCTGTGAGATATGTtctgaaagaaaagaaaggcgTCAAATGTTCCCAATCTCGGGTTGCTCTCACTCGTTTTGTTCTGATTGCATTAGCATGTATGTAAAGGCAAAGCTCGAGGGAAATATAACTATAATTATGTGTCCAGCGGAGAATTGCAGAGACATTTTGGAACTGGAAGCATGCAGGCCTCTGCTTCCTAAGGAGGTGGTCAATCTTTGGCAGGATTTACTATGTGAAGAACTACTTTGTGCAACGGGTGGACGACTTTACTGTCCTTTCAAGGATTGTTCGGCCTTGTTGCTGAATGATAACCAAGAAGTCATCGCAGAATGTGAGTGCCCCTTCTGCCATAGATTGTTCTGTGCCCAATGTCATGTTCCATGGCATGCCGGGATCGATTGTGAGGAGTATCAGAACCTGACTGAGGAtgagagaggaagagaagaCCTCATGGTGAGGAAGCTTGTCAAAGAGAATAAATGGCGCAGGTGTTCCAGTTGCCATATCATAGTAGAAAGAACCGAAGGTTGTCTACATATCACTTGCAG ATGtaagtttgaattttgttaTGCGTGTGGAGCAGAATGGACTCAGGATCATGGTGGCTGTCAGAACAACTAA